The following nucleotide sequence is from Drosophila takahashii strain IR98-3 E-12201 chromosome 3L, DtakHiC1v2, whole genome shotgun sequence.
ctttttagaCTATCctaatttttttctctgtagCAGGAAGGGTGTATAAATAGGTGTTGAGTCTACTCGAGGTGTTTGACTTGTAGATAAGCTCTACAGGGCCCTCTAACaatcaaatgcaaattttaaaactcaccTTCTTTCAGTCGGtcgaaatttgttttgaataatCCACAAAAAGGTTTAATGTTGTCGCTTTGGGTTTATCTGGTTAAGGTTAATTTTTCCTAATGTTTTCAGCGTGTGTTTGATTTTAATGCGTTTCTTAAatgaacaataaaaatttagtCCCATAAAAGTTGGCACTCACACAAACGCAAACGCACGCAAAATCACACAAAGGCAAAAatcatttatgtttttctttttttttgcacttgtGTTAATGCTGCAGTTTTCTTTGTGGGCCTGCGGTTGTGTTAGTGCACTTGtggaaatttttattgttgtttggcTGATTTTGTAACTGCCTTTGCGGTTATCTCCGCTTAATTCCAACTAAAAGCGTTTATTATTTAGTGATTTGTTTTAAGGATTTCAGAGGGAATTCACACTATTTTCGAACACTTTTCAgccattttcttatatttatattgaaattttccatttgtttcgttcacttttttatataatttttccagCTCTCTCACGCACAGAGACACCcgtttgtatattttatatacttatGTATATATGCACCCGATCGGTCACGCCCACTTACTTAGAGACCAGCTGTGCTAGCTGCCGTTCACCTCGCTGACCGCTTGCAGACTGAAATTGCAGATCGTATTGGCCAACTCGGAGTTGGCATAAAAATGGGCATCGGCTGGCTTTGCGTTTGCTTTTCCGTCGAAAGCTCATCGCTCGCTAATTTTGGTCCGTCTGCGCCTCACAAAACGGGTTTATTGCCGCTTCGATGCCGACTTTGCGCATGCGCAGCACGTTGTCACCGAATGGAGGAGAGCGAAAAGTAATCCGGAGAGATAGAGAGCCGGAGAGCCGTGCTCTCTAAGCCGAGCTTTTCTCGCCTCTGACTTTGTCCATTTTCCTCTGTCAACATTCTGCAATCGGTGTGTCTTTGAAATTGTGTTTCCCTGGCGACTTTGCACTGCCTTTGCTGACTTTGCTCTGCTTTTCGAGCGTGCTGCTCACTTGGCGGCTGCCTGATAATCGTGCTTAACAGGTTTATTGATTAAGATTTTTTCAGACCTTTTTTTTCtcgatttcttgcaaaatattggaaaaatgtACCACAAATTAATATGGGTTTATCGGAGCAGTTGGCGGAGAAGGTGCGctatatttaaattgcaaaagTGTTTTAGTGGTACATTTGTACtataatgataaaaaattgtactgtgtcttttggaaaattttagagttttacaattttgttttggacaaaaCAATGATATTTCTTTAGTAAAATGCATATCCATTTTTCACTCCAAAATATGATATCAATATTTTAGGATGCTGAAGGTGCGATCGCCACTGTGTTTAGCTTGAGGTACCTCgactttttaattgttaatccTAATATAGTCATTTTATTTAGGCAGTTATAAAGACTGAAAAAAAGCTATAAAGATTTATCATAGCGAAAGCACATTTCCTTTAATACACTACACTTAAAACAGCGATCGGATTGCAATTATTATATATCGCACAGATAATTTTTAAGCTCCTTACCCTACCATAGATTACTTAATAAATTGATCATGATTCATTATCGATTTGCCAACTAATATGCCTCTGtgcattgtttatttttagtgcCTTAAATGCTTTTCTCTCTTTCTTTTCCTCAATTACCCGATGACCGCAATGacataataacaataacacgGCCAAATTACGGTTACAGTTCAATTAATGAACCGCGTTGGCCCAAAAGCAAACTCAGGCCATCTGCCAACGCATTAGTCAGAAACACAGGCCCTCAGAGCCTCaatagtaaataaacaaaaattgtttaaacgcCTCATGAattattgcgcatacgccgcgtggtcCGCTCGTTCGAGTGCCTCGCTTCGTTTGGCAATTAAATGCTGGCCGCGGTAGTTGGTCAAGACTGCACTTCGAGCTGGATTTTCATTGACCGAAAACCACAGATCGAAATTGGTTTCGAATGCAAAATAATGCAAAACATTTCGCGGCTCTCTTCATAATGGAATCAATCAAGCGCCGTTCACTGCGGCTTATGGTATATCTCCACTAGGCTAAAGCCCCCCTCTGTCCACCAATATTACGTCACTAAGTACTGCAGCTTTGGCTTAgggtacactgagaaaaatgtagtattatttttgttgtctgtaaatgcaaattaaatatattgcattatttatttcaaatgttattaataaaaaacaattactAAATTATtagtatacataaatatttattatgtagCGACctatgaatttttattagagaagctttaaattaattaaataaagccCAAGGCCAAGTTATGTTTGGTTATGTAAACTAAAAACCAATTagccaaatttatttaatattgccAAGTTCATTAACAAGTGTTAACCTACATCCCAAAATTAAGGCTTAtatgattttataaaattaaagaagaggataatatttttcccagtgcaatgGCAGTAGCAACCGCACTAATGGCAATAATGCTGCACTGCATCTGCGCTCGTTCCGTATGTGAAAGTTGAATTCGAACACTAAGCCCAGCTGAGGCGAACTGAAGTCAACCTGGGCTGCCTGGGTTTATTCAAATCGGAATAGAGCTTagagtatctgtatctgtagcaTGCGGAATTGTCGAGTGCTTTATCGCCAGCGGCGTGTGCCTGGTGCCTTGTGGCTCACATCTCACATCTAGTTACGTTCAAAAACTTTGTATCTGTGTCCATATCCCTATATCTGTGTGAGAATGGGAGCACCGTGTCGCCCGGCTCTTTATATGTATTTAGTTGTGTGGGTCGAACGGTTTGTTGAACCGGTATTCCACATTTGTTGCAGGTAGCACTCActcaccaacaacaacaacaaccgaaCAACAACGATATCAACAGTCGGCACAACGTGTTGTAACTACTACTTAACTGGTCGACAAACCAGCAACAACCATCCACCGATCAATAGGTATTTTAGATGGATttgataaaaattgaatgttgtGAAAATTACACTTGTTCAGAAGGGGTGGTCCGTGATAAATATTGGACAGTTCAGGAAATAATACGAATATAagcattcaaaatatttaagttatttgCCAGTAATATCAAGTCtgacaattttaattaatatgttATTGAACTTTATAAAATTGCCTTGTTTCGAGCTCGATTTAATcgagttaaattaaaaaacattaccAGAAACTGATGGCTAACGCCTGGCttgcaaattatatttaagcaagcaataaaaaattctgaataaagagctttttaaataaattaataaaaacccaTTTAGGTTAACTCTCCTTTAGTGTTATTTAGTTTCAAGGAACAAGCCAACAGTGATGAATGCTTTTCATTTATAAGCAAGTTCTCCAAAGAATCCCATAAAAACGCCATTAGCATTTCAGTTTATATGTCACTTCCTTGAGTGTAATTTCTgcaatttaaaagtattttttacggCAATTCTTGTGGTCTTTTGTTTACAAACTGCCCAGCAATTAGCCCAATTTCATGAGAGCCCCACCCCAAACTGAATTTGAGTCATTCTTATTTGCTTACCCAACAGAACCGAATGTAATGAACGATTTTGATACCTTCTGTTACGTcccaaaagacaaaaaaaaagcggttcaacttgtttctttttttcagctccttattgttattgtttattacATATAAAGATTGTGTTTACTCTGCAGCTTttgctttggattttttttttttgctttattttactttagttgttttgtatttttctgttGTTAAATGCAACTGGTTCGATTTTACATTCTCTTGACGGGAGCCTTGAGCTGTGGCTGAATCGAATTGCAATTCCGCGAAAAAGCAAAACCGATTCAGCTGTATAAGCGATTGACCTTGACAAGTGGGTTCAATCGAGTCGGCTAGAGGATGAAAAAGTTCACCACGAATCGAAACACCTTGCTGAGAGTGCTATTCGATTCAGGTCGCTCGGGGGATTCCTCTCTCAGCTCAGCACCCTCCACCAGGTGGGCATCCAGTTCGGCCTCCAGTTCGGCACCATATCGTAGGATATACCACTCGGCCAGGAAGTAGATGACCAGCGTGATCAGGGCGAACTTGACGTAGATCTTAAAGATGTCGAGTGTGTGCAGAAACAGCTGATGCAGCAGCTCCATTAGATCCATTATGGCGGTccacgttgcgtatacgtcATGCAAAACTTTGGCTCTATCTTCGTCGTCGTGCTCGTCGTCGATCGGGGTTTTGCGATTTCGGAAATGAGGTCGTGTTTGGTTAGCTCTATTATGCAATTGCTAGCCCACAGATTTCGTGTTGATTTCGAAGATGCACATTTCGCTTTCGGCCGCTTGACTGATGTCGCCTCATTTGCATTTGATCGCGTTGATGATGGGGGCCCAAAAGTGCGTGTATTTCTCGGATATTGTATCTCTCAATGGTCAGCCATTGGGCAGGCGccttaattatgctaattggTTCGGGGCATTCGGGGTATTATCTGTGTGGTCGGCCTTTCTTCCTCCTTTCTTTCTTCGTTTGTCTCAGGCGCCGAAAACGGCTCCCTGTGAAAACaaatttcgttttaatttgattggaaattaatttgatacaCACACAAAGCCGAACGAAAGGGTAAACAAATTGGATTGCGAAAAAGTGGTTCGAAAAATGGAGCACAAGGTGTGACCGGAATGGGGGACTTGGCCTGGCCATCGGTAGTATGGAGATTTCAAGCTTGGGGCAGGTCGGATTACTTGATTAGCATGGAAAATGGTTTTTGGCTagattgaatatttttaagggcaAACTGATAAATGGGTTGGCTGGGAAACCAGATCGAATTTGTCAGAGAAAACCTTGAGATTTACGCagacattttgtaataaaataaagagtgaaagaaggaataaaaaaaagataataaaagATATATGTAGTTTGTATTATTAACAGAACCTaaatctcttttttttattcaaatttaaatcaattaacgTTTGAACTGGGTGAAATGTTTGGAGATTTTCTCTCATTTTAAACTTAgtaattaattcatattttttggattggctaattttttatttttaagccaatTAACCGAAATAGACCCATTAACAAAATCATTTAGTTAATTTGTACTGTAAAGtcattaaaaaatcaatttgatgtGTCCCAAAATAAACATATCAAACATTTATGAAGCTGATGCGATGACCTtatataaacaagaaaaagtcAAGCctagaaaaaatcaaatcaatggcCCTGATAATGAACTCCTTAATCATAAttccaaatttgtttataaatttaaacgtTTTAAATGGTTCAGAGATCAGTCAACTATTACGCCCACTTGAACTATAATTGACCCTGCTTATAAGCTTTCAAATTGTAGTCAATCCAAGGGGATTAAAGATGGGCTATAAATGGCTACCACTTTAAGTGTCATTTAACAATCACCGCtatacctaaaatatttgtagatATTTACCCCCTTTTTTGGTAGTCTACACCCCTGCTAGCTGCCATTCGTCAGCGGGCAGATCGACAATTTGAGACAGACCCAAGTCAAAACTGGCCGGAGATTGCATCTTTTGGATTTGAATACACTTGACAATCGCTTAACGCAAACCGACTTAACCTTACCCAAGACGAGATGTTCAAAAAGTGGGGAGTGGGAAGTGGAGGAGTCTCCTCTTCTCCGCAACTCGATAATCGCAGCAATTATACTAAGCACACAAATCAACTTCAACTTGGAGACCTGTTCGAAAGACGTCTCTCTGCTGGAGCACTGGGAAAACAAGCCGCACCGAAATGTTTTGCATTAATTTCAAAACGCATGCGAAAAAGACGCAACATATTTATAAGACagacaaaaaaataacttaaactgcACTGGACGGAGGCAAAGTAGAAAACCAGTTGCAAATGCGGCATACAAAGTGGATAGCCTTCGTTTGCGGGGACGATTTCGCGAGTGCGACTCTTCCTGTCGATTATGGGATgcaaaaatggcaaatgcTGAGGCTGAAGTGTCCCATGGAATCAGCAGAATCTTCAGAAGAAGTCTCCAGCAAAGATTCACAGCGACAGGTCGTCCGAAATGGTCAAGAAGATTTCGCAGAAGACGCCTCTTCACATCCGACGGAGATGAGATGAGTTTCGAGCGGTGTGTTGGTGCGTCGATCTACCGGTTTTTCGAGACCAGACGCAGGCACCTTGAAAGACCTTCTGACATTTGCCAATTTTTACTCTTCTGTTTTCTCGGTCTCTGGTTAAATTGAGGATGATCATCAGAAGAGGGgtgttaaattgttttaaaaataaaaaaaaaaatttaacttcgttttaaaaacaatttaaaaaaagtttaaataattttagaattgTGATTATTTTATAGGATatcttaattatattttacacaTATTTATATGCTGTATCTTTACTGTCCAGAGCATTTAATCTTTCCCTAAAGCCAAAAGTCAGCCTCACTTAAggtaaatgaatttaatttgcgCAATTTATTGAAGACAATTTCAACATCATGAAGTCGagttaatgaaataatttcttgttttgcaCCGCCTGCTGCCCTCACCATGTCATATCGCATTTCTGTTCACATTTTGCATGAAATTCGCGTCACACTGTAAATTATTTAGTTGCATATTAATTAGTGGACACTTCCACCAAAccgtaacaaaaaaaaaaacaacaatagcgAAGAGgccaaaaatattgtttaagcTTCTTGCATAATGCAAATGGTGTTAACTTGACTCCAGTTACCAGTTCGTCGTTGCCTTTGTTGTCGTCTACCATCTAACGTCTAACCCATTAAAAAACGTGAACCGAAATGTGGGGAAAAACGAATGTGGGTGAATGGTCAAGAAAAGTAACATTTTGTGATTTATAATTCCCAGCAGCTGGGGGGCATTCGTGGGTTAACGCGGAGGGCGGGTTAAGAGTGCCAAACAAAACTGTGTCACACTTTGTGCCGCTTTCGGTTAAtgactgaaattgaaattgacttTTAATTAGGCTCTTGGTTTTCGTTTTagctttgattttgatttggaTTCGTATTTTGAATTTGCCTAAAGACGCGATATTTCCGCATCAGTTGGCTTATTTCTTATGCACGAACGACTAGCATTGCGTAGGTGTAGTACCTATATACACCATATATAATTACCAGCGATTATTTCGCCTTGCTGTACGCGGAAACCGAGTCTCGGTCTCATACAAAACTGGAAAACTTGAACTACTTCTTCGACTCCAGCTCTTTTCCTCCTCATTTAAATTCGGATGGGTGGACTGGGGTGTCGATGTGTGGAAATGGCCCGATGGGTAATGATTATGATCGGCACACATAGATTACCAGAGGTATTTGCATACGCTTTGCATTATTCAAGTTTTCAAAACCATTTGAGGggctttaaaaactttatttttaataaggaaTAAATGCAAAAGTCTTCTAGATTGAAATAACTAAGTTGTATCCTAACACCTTCTGATTTATGCCTTTCTGGagttttatttaagttaaacaTAAACACAAACATGGTAGATCACACTATCTTGTTATGTTAAACAGAAACAATTAATCTTAGCAAAGTAACTTaatcttttttatattatgaaggtatttttttaatattgtctTGTTAGTGTGCAGTtggtattattaaaatattttattatatctgGAAAAATTACGagacataataataataggaaTAAAAGAATTACATTTACTTTCTTTATCAAAAAACCTATTAAATCTTAAGATCTCTAAGAAAAgcattacactgtgcagcatttttagtgctttttaaatttacctcgatggatgctatatttttggattcgttacgaattcccaagataaactgcgttttcagaaaagttccccgacgcaaggattcttagcaaaagaacctcaaagttcgaaaaattccgaaattggccaactttccggagctctcagaggcaaacggattcatggtttgattcgatgctaaagtttttttaaagataccttccttatctttcaaaccccatacttagaataattttaggttttttttttttaaggcagaaatagatTCCAGAAAActtagtcaaaaaacttaaaaacgtacagctgcggtcaaaatagtagtagtgttgccgccctgtgtttttaaaagtttgttgttgtaattcatcttcttctggtgatattgtattgattataattgtactattagactaattgaataagaaaagtgacaacaaaaaacttttaaaaacacatgacggcaacactactactattttgaccgcagctgtatacttttatgttttttgactatgttttctaaaacttgtttctcccttaataaaaatcctaaaattattctaagtatggggtttgaaagataaagagtgtatcttttataaaactttagcatctaaccaaaccatgaatccgtttgcctcttagagctttggaaagttggccaatttcggaattttttgaactttgaggtccttttgctaagaatccttgcgtcggggaactttttggaaaacgcagtttaactttggaattcgtaacaaatccaaaaatatagtatccatcgaggtaaatttttgatgctgcatagtgttattattATGCCTACATTTCCCCCAAAACCTTAAGTGTAGATACTAATCCAGTGAAGGGCGATTAGCTAACTTATTATGTCGACTAACCATTGTCTGCTTCCTCTTCCCATTTAGACGTCACAGTGAACATTCAC
It contains:
- the LOC108067349 gene encoding uncharacterized protein, with amino-acid sequence MDLMELLHQLFLHTLDIFKIYVKFALITLVIYFLAEWYILRYGAELEAELDAHLVEGAELREESPERPESNSTLSKVFRFVVNFFIL